DNA sequence from the Gadus morhua chromosome 21, gadMor3.0, whole genome shotgun sequence genome:
GGTCTATAGTTATTGCTGGTTTATGTTACTGGTTTAATgatagtaggcctactggtaTACAGGCCTACTGAGAGGGTAAGTTATGGACCTGAAGTGAAGAGAATTTAACTCCATGCCTTGTGTCAATGCATAATATCAAGTCCATAAATATGAAGTCCCAAAAGGATTCCTACTTCCGTCCAGGAGTTGCTTACTTTGTTGTAACCCTGGCGTACAATCTAATCTGAACTGATCCGATCTGCTTTTACGATATGAGAATCTCTGTCTCGTAATGACGTCAATTGATCACTGCCCTCACCTGCGTTCACTGTACTTCCTCCTCCCGTCAGCCGGAACCTGTTCCGCTGATTTCTCCCCACACAAAGGCACCTGTCAGTCAACCCGGAGCGGGACTATCAGCTGATGACGCCCGCGGCCCGCCTCGTGTTGTTCAGACGGTTCCTCATCAGACGCACGGATCATTTTCCATTGAACTTCTGATTGAATTGGTTGGTTGCTACTGTGACATGACTGAGTAAGTCATTTAATCGTGACTATGTAGTCTATTTATTCAAAGAACTGCATCCATATAGGAACAGTCGGCTCTACAGGAATAGAGTCTGGAGTGACttaattgaccaatcagaatcgatcgttcaataaatatatactatTAAAATGAATACCACTGAAGGAGATGAAGTATGTAGacatatttaataaaaatattttttacaacaaataaatcaaaaactTTTAAGGGAGACAGTTGATCGCTCCAAGTAACGAAAAGTAGTaagtgaagtaggcctacatgctgcCGCTGATACCGTGTACTGGCGTCCTGCAGCCTCCTCTCTAGTGAAGAGGGGCTTGCTGGGACGCGTCGCGCCCGAAGCATTTATTGAAATTCAGAGGATTTCGGGGAAGGGAAGAGTTTGGCCGCGGGCCTGATGCCCGCGGGGCCAGTGTTCGGCAGGTGTCTGAGAGCTGGTATGAGGAAGCAATTGAGATCTGAGAACTCGCTGACTCGTCTGCTTGTCATCTCTCCCACGCCTCCTAGAACACAAATCCCGGTTCTTACCTACGTAGCTCACAGATCCTAACTCCTTACCCTTAGCCCCTGCTTGCTAACTCTTCGCTCGTAAGTCATTACCCTTAGCTCCTTAGGCCTAGCTCCTATTTCCTAACTCCTATGTCCTATATATCCTACCTCCTAACTCATAGCATACCTCCCAACTATTAGATCCTACCTCCTTGTTCCTACTTCATTGTTGCTACCTTCCTACCATCTCTGCCTCCTACATCCTAGCTCCTAACTCCCACCTCCTAGCTGTCCTCCACTCCCAGGTGGCTCTGGTGGGTTGTGGGCCCTTATCTCCTCGCTCCTAGTCcttacctcctctctcctagtccttacctcctctctccttaactcctctctccttatctcctctctccttacctcctcTCCCTTATCTCTTCTTTCCTATTCCTTACCTCTCTCCTAGtcctacctcctctctccttgtctcctccctcctagtCCTTACCTCCTCTGTCCTAGATCCCCTGTCCCACGGATCCTACAGAGACTCGTGTGTTTCGAGGAGTTTCCACATGAGACTGTTTCGAGGTTTCAGGCAATATTTAGATTTTGCGTAATAATTAAACGTTGGCTAATATTCATACATTGTGTAACGGTTGAACTCGTATCTGTGTAGCGCTGCGCTGGACGGGAGGGTCTCGCAGCGAGGGGCAGCACAGCGCCAAGGGGTTAGCAAACACCCTGGCTTCACTATATCTCCCTCTTTGTAATAAGATATAACAATAAAGTAAGATTAAAGTGTTATATATATTTCCGATTCAcatattattgtatttataataCATATTTATGTATAATTAAGTATTCACAGTGTATCTGTGGATACCTATCGTTTTTCTAGCTGTGAATTACaattatgtatttaatattCATGTTTTTTGGCTCAAAGGAATACAATGTTCAGACATGGTAATCTGTAATCCGTTTGGactatagggagagagggagggactcgGTTGACAGCTGGACAAGTACTTGTGCTATTCTGGTATTGTATCGTAAGATCTCATAGATGAAGGCAGATAAGTCTGTTTTGTAACTCCTTCATGTGAGCAGGTACTTTTGAGGACAGAACAATAGTTCCTCCTCTTGTTTCCTCCTCTTGGTTCCTTGTCTAGGTTCCGGGAGGGGTTTTTGATCTTGAGTTGAAGGTGAATGccgaaggagagggagggagggagggagaatgcgCCGAGCCGCCCCAGAGAAGGAGTTGGCAGCCGCGGCTACTGGAACAGGGAACTATTGACTTTGTTCCCCTGCTCCTCGCagctctctcacttcctcctctGACTCATGCACTCTCAGTCGCTCTGCGGCTGTCTCCAGAGAGCCGGATaaaggcagagacacacacaccaacacacagagaacacacagcaacacagagacagacggagaacggagagacagacagacaacgagagacagacagagagggtacAGGAGTAAACGTCCGTCAGGTGAGTTTGGTCCACAACAcagaggagagtgtgtgtgtgtgtgtgtgtgtgtgtgtgtgtgagggagagtggcagagacagagagagagagaagaatgttACGCTGTCCCGTTCCATAGTTATGTGTGTTGGTATTATGACTGTTTTGTAACAGAggccgcatgtgtgtgtgtgagtgtgtgtgtgttataaggAAGTGAGGGAGTGCGCATTGGAACAAACTGCAGATCATGTTGTGTTCTCTGTAGCGTGTTGTTTACAGCACACGCGTGTTCACTGGAGTGTGTAACCAGCTTAtgttgtgttctctgtgttacCAGGACACGTTGTGTTCACTGAAGTGTGTTGCTACCAGGACAcgttgtgttctctgtgttgttacaGCACATGTTGTGTTCTCTTTAGAGTGTTGAGTCAACATAGAGAACGAATCTGCTTCATATCTCACTTCATGTTGTCCAGctgaggaggtaggaggtaggagagTGTTGACCaggtgaggaggtaggagagtgTTGACCaggtgaggaggtaggagagtgTTGACCAGGTAAGGAGGTAGGAGAGTGTTGACCaggtgaggaggtaggagagtgTTGACCAGGTGAGAaggtaggaggtaggagagTGTTGACCAGGTTAGGAGGTAGTTGAGTGTTGACCaggtgaggaggtaggaggtaggagagTGTTGACCaggtgaggaggtaggaggtagtTGAGTGTTGACCaggtgaggaggtaggaggtaggagagTGTTGACCaggtgaggaggtaggaggtaggagagTGTTGACCaggtgaggaggtaggaggtaggagagTGTTGACCAGGTGAGGAGGTGGGCGTGTCTTACGGTAGAGATATGTTACGGTAACGGTAACACCACACCTCCTCCCGTCTTTGCACAGGGTTCATTTAATCTCTGTTGTGTTCCGTCCGTGCCACCGCGATACAGAAGCTCTTTAGAGCGAGTTGACAACCGGCTCAGGCCTGAACCGACATCAGAGCTGGTCCAACAGAGGCTGGATCTGTTCACAGGGTCAGCCCTAGACCAGGGCTGGCTGTGtcacatgacacacaaacacacagtcaaatGATCCTGTGGCCCCGCCCCTTCTGATGTCACCTGTCGCCCTCTAGTACACAGGTGGTTCCCATGGAGATCTACCAGGAGCAGAAGGCTAGGAGGCTCCTCCCCAGagacagccccccctccccccccggccccgcggacccccccgacccccagcCCAGCAAGGTGGAGCGCTTCCTGAAGCTGGGCTACACCCACAGAGACATCCACCGCGTGCTGCAGAGCCTGAAGCCCGACGCCCAGACCAACGACATCCTGGAGGAGCTCATCAAGACGTCCCCCCGGACCGCCGCCCAGcccgcctccctccccaccccggCCCCCAGCTCCACCCCCCGGCTGGTGGCCCGCGGCTGCAGCCTCACGGACCCCGGCCCCCGGGCCCCCAGCCCCCGGGCCCCCAGCCCCAGGAAGACCCCGGCCAAGGCGCATCCGGGTAGCGGGTTCAGGCCGGTGGTCATCGATGGGAGCAACGTAGCCATGAGGTAAGAGACGGGTGGGAGGACGGTGTTGGGCAGAGGTAGGGGTGGCAGAGACTAGAGGCTAGTTACTCACAGCATCATAGCCTAGAGGCTAGTGACCCAAAGGATAGCCTAGTGGCTACTGACTAAAAGGATAGCCTAGTGGCTAGTGACTCAAAGGATAGCCTAGTGACTAGTGACCCAAAGGATAGCCTGGTGGCTACTGACTAAAAGGATAGCCTAGTGACTAGTGACTCAAAGGATAGCCTAGTGGCTAGTGACTCAAAGGATAGCCTGGTGGCTACTGACTAAAAGGATAGCCTAGTGACTAGTGACTCAAAGGATAGCCTAGTGACTAGTGACTCAAAGGATAGCCTGGTGGCTACTGACTAAAAGGATAGCCTAGTGACTAGTGACTCAAAGGATAGCCTAGTGACTAGTGACTCAAAGGATAGCCTAGTGACTAGTGACTCAAAGGATAGCCTATTGACTAGTGACTCAAAGGATAGCCTAGTGGCTAATGACTCAAAGGATAGCCTAGTGGCTACTGACTCAAAGGATAGCCTAGTGACTAGTGACTCAAAGGATAGCCTAGTGACTAGTGACTCAAAGGATAGCCTATTGACTAGTGACTCAAAGGATAGCCTAGTGGCTAGTGACTCAAAGGATAGCCTAGTGGCTACTGACTCAAAGGATAGCCTAGTGGCTAGTGACTCAAAGGATAGCCTAGTGGCTAGTGACTCAAAGGATAGCCTGGTGGCTACTTACTCAAAGGATAGCCTAGAGGCTAGTGACCCAGAGGATAGCCTGGTGACTAGTGACCCAAAGGATAGCCTGGTGGCTAGTGACCCAAAGGATAGCCTGGTGGCTACTGACTCAAAGGATAGCCTAGAGGCCCAAAGGATAGCCTGGTGGCTACTGACTCAAAGGAAAGCCTGGTGGCTAGTGACCCAAAGGATAGCCTAGTGACTAGTGACCCAAAGGATAGCCTAGTGACTAGTGACTCAAAGGATAGCCTAGCTATCTCCCAGCGTTATAGCCTGGGGGTTTGTGACTCCCAGCAGAGAGGTTGTGATTCTATCCAGGTCAGGTCAAACATGAGAAGGTTTCCGTGGTCTCTGAAGGCCCTTTTCAGGGCACAATGCCTCGGTTCCTCCGTCGACTTCCTCTTCTGTGTTTTTCGGTTATTTATACTCTCTCAGAAGTACTGCATGTGAACTCTTCCTCGCCACACACCCTTATTGCTGGGAGTGTGATTGATCTACACTGAGGGCGAGGCTTCAGTTCACAATGGGGTACTTAGCAGCTAGTAGTTAGCAGCTAGCACCTAGCAGCTCAAAGCTAGCAGCTAGTCTAGCACCCGGGGCTGCCAGAGTGTGAATATGAACCAAATTTCGCTACAAAGCGTGCAGTCGCACCAGCACCCCTGAGCCGCGGTTTCACTTCCTCTTGTCCCAAACCGGTTTCAACAGGGGCTTAAGGCTGTTTGTTTTGGCGTCTTCGCAGCCATGGCAACAAGAAGGTGTTTTCCTGCCGTGGGCTGCAGCTGGCGGTGATGTGgttctgggggcggggcctgcgtGACATCACCGTGTTCGTCCCCTTGTGGCGCAAGGAGCAGCCGCGCCAAGACACTCCCATCACAGGTACACCGTCATCACGGACGAGGGCTGGGTCAGCGGCAGGGGCGGGACGGGGCGGGGCGGGAGAGGCTAACCCCGCTGgttagcgtgtgcgtgtggctcTGGAGGTActgcgggtcggctggtaacctgaaggcgGCCGGTTGGATCCCCggtcctcctagctgagtgccgaggtgtccctgagcaaggtgcctcaccctgactgctcccgaccagctggccgtcgccctgcgtggctgactccgccgtcggggtgtgaatgtgtgcatgaacgggtgaatgtgaggcaggaTTGTTAAGCGCtgttgagtggccactggttagcaatgcgctgtctaaatgcagtcCGTCTAATCCCCCAGACCAGCACatcctggaggagctggagagccgGAGGATCCTGGTGTTCACGCCGTCGCGACGCGTCAGCGGGCGGCGTGTGGCGTGCTATGACGACCGCTACATCGTGCGTCTGGCTGTGGAGTCGGACGGCATCATCGTCTCCAACGACAACTACCGCGACCTGCAGACGGAGAGCCCGCAGTGGAAGAGGTTCATCGAGGAGAGGCTGCTCATGTACACCTTCGCCAACGACAAGTAAGACTGACCCAagcctctgtactgtctaacccctacctgctccttaatgacctgtctctgtactgtctaacccccacctgctccttaaggacctgtctctgtactgtctaacccctccctgctccctaatgacctgtctctgtactctctaacccctacctgctccttaatgacctgtctctgtactgtctaacccctacctgctccctaatgacctgtctctgtactgtctaacccctccctgctccctaatgacctgtctctgtactgtctaacccctacctgctccttaatgacctgtctctgtactgtctaacccctccccaaCCACAGGTTCATGCCCCCAGACGATCCCCTGGGGCGTAGCGGTCCGACCATCGACAGCTTCCTGCGAAACGCGCCCTGGGAACAGGAAGTCAAGCAGCAGCACTGCCCCTACGGTACCGTAATGTCTATAATAAACTATATTATAACCTCCATTACCGTATTATCTATAATAAACTATATTATAACCTTCAGTACAGTATTATCTTTAATATACTCTGCTATATATTAATACCTACAGAACCTTATGCTTTATATGAATGACATTACTTTAACTTAGCAGACACTAtataaagcgacttacaataagtgcattaaACCAATAAGATAGAAGAATAGAGAGTACATCAAAGGCATCAAATAAgagttattttttcttatttttcttgttttgaTAGGCAAAGATgcatattagagagagagagagagagagagagagatacagaaaaacaaacatcacTGCACGTCAGTCAGGCATCAGGACACAACAGAGGAGACCTGGTTATTTCCTTGATGGTGGAGATATGTGGCGTGACGTCCCAGCAGTGTGTGATACGACGGCGTCGGCCATCAGGACTGGGTAGAGCCCCAGGCTGGTCTGAACTCAGCTTTATTTACATATGAGGAATGTGTCGGGGACTTCCTTGTACTGAACGGGCATTACATCCGATAGTTCAAGCCCTCCTGTTCCTCTTCTACGCAATCTGCAGGCTTTGTCTGAAACGCTCCAGGCTGAGACACTAAAGACTGAGAGACACTTTGGCCTGAGGCACTTTAGTCAGAGACACTTGAGCCTTAAATACTTTAGCCTGAGACACATGAGCCTTAAATACTTTAGCCTGAGGCATTGTGGCATTAAAATGTACACCCCAGTGGATCTGCTGTTGTGTAAGTGTACCGTGTGCCTCCCTATTTGTTCAATAATCACTTTATCCGTCCTCCTTCCAGGTAAGAAGTGTACTTACGGGAGCAAATGCAAGTTCTACCACCCTGAACgagccaaccaatcacagctctcGGTGGCTGACGAGCTGCGAGCCATGGGCAGGCCGACGCCCATCCACCAAACGCCCGCCCAGCTCGAGGTGGAACTCACCTCTCTGTACCCCCCCTCTTCTCCGGCGAGGAGAGACCACGCCCCCCCCAGGGCCGGTCCGACCTGGGGCCCCCCGTCCTCCCTGGACCAGGCCCTCGGCTCCATGGAGGGCTCCGTGTCGGAGCCGCGCCTCCGGTCCACCGACGGCCTCTCCAGCGGCTACTCCAGCGGCTACTCTGGGTCCTCTGGTTTCCACAGCGAAccctgggggggcggggtctggggCAGCCTgcctctggccccgccccccagggggaGCAGCATGTCAGGGGGCGGGGTCACAGAGGAGAGGCGGACCCTGAGCAGTCAGCTGAGCGCCCTGTTCCCTCCTCGCACCGTCCAAGAGATCATGGACACCCACCCCCACGTGGCGGACATGTCCCAGCTCATCTCCCTCATACAGAGGACCACCCCCCTGTCCTAGCCCTTCAGCTAGCTAGCCCTAGCTCTATCTTAACTTAAACCCAAACCCCTAGCTCTATCTTAACTTAACCCCAAACCCCTAGCTgtatcctaaccctaacttaaCCCCAAATCCTAGCTCTATCTTAACCCTAACTCAACCCCAAACCCTAGCTCTATCTTAACCTAactatcctaaccctaacttaaCCCTGAATCCCAGCTCTAACTTAACCTTTAACCCTAGCTCTAGCCCAACCAAGGGCTATGTATCCTTAATGAGGAGCATGCCATGTTGAACCAGGGCCCTGTGTTTATCTTCTCAGCATTAAAGCTGTTCCTCGGGTCAGAGTTAAGACCTGACCAGGTTGTAAATGTGCAATGCACTTCTCTATTGCTGGATTGCCAGCGCTGACTAACAGCATACTGTTGTGTCCCAGTTGCCTCAAAATGAGGAAACTTATTTTGTTAAGATTTATGGTTCCGAAGAGAACGTTTCCTTCCTCCTAGCTGTGAATACCACCGTGCCTTTATCTCAGACCGTGTTTTACAATGTGTGGAATAAAACTTTTTATACCTGATCATGTGCTTTGTTTATAGTTTTGTCCAAACAACTTAAACTAAACGTAACCTAGTTAGCTAATTAAAGCTAAACCTAACCACACCTAACCTTGCTAACTTTAAACCTAAACTTAACCAAACCAAGCTAATTGTATACCTAAACTTAACCAAACCCTAGCCGACAGTATACCTACACTTCACCAAGCACTTGTTAGACGTCTACCTTAACTTAGCAAAACCCTGGCTCACTGTACACCTCAACTTAACTAAACCCTTTAAACTTTAAACCTAAATTTAACCAAACCAAGCTAACTGTATACCTAAACTTAACCAAACCTACATAACGTTCTACATAAACTTAACCACACCCTAGCTGACTTTCTACCTAAACTTAACCAAACCAAGCTAACTGTATTCCTTAACTTACTCAAAAAGCGTTTGCTTCCCTCCGCATGTTGCTGGAAGCAGCTATCTGTAGACTCGATTATCTCATATATATCCCATAACACATCTAATGCGTCATGGGAATATTCCCCAGGATACATCTTTTACCCATTGAAAACGGCAGATCAGATCTGGAACACCTCGGCAGATTAACTGAAGTCCTGCAGGTTCCTCTCCGATGAGTTCAAGAGAGCAAACCAAGCAGGTGGCGCCATCTGGCGGCTGACAGAGGCTTCGGCTTCCAACACCATTGAAGACTTTTCCAGAatagatttttttaattatttttacaaaTAACTTATCTGTTACAAAGACAGTTTTCCCAgctaaaatcaaaaaaaaacactttagatATCCAAATAATTTGTTTTTCCACGTAATAAAAGAAACTCCTGCTTAGAAACAGGAGTCCCACTTTGTACGATTTCAGTTGGTTTTGTTTTAAGGCACTGATTGGTGAGAGCGAAGACCCAGGCACTAATGCacggcttttttttttttcacaaaatgtGGGAAAACTTCACAAAAATAATCATGACACAGTTTCTGGAACTGATTGGCAATAAGAAAACGTTTGAAATCGTCACCAAGAAAGCAGACAGGAAGGAGGAAGCGACCTGATAAAGATGGCGGCCCCGGCGCGTCCGTAGCGTCAGGTGACGTCGACGCCCGGACCGCAGGAACACTTCAAATATTCGAACGtccacgcttttattttgaaaaaccGATTCAGACGGTCTAAGGCGGTTTTGTAAAGTCCGGAGGAGGCCGATGGCGCCCGATGGGGTCAGCCAATCGGGCGTCTCCCCCCCAAAGTCAGAGTGATTCCGTGTGGCGATGTCGTCCCGTCGCGACTCAAACCTTTATTGATTCAAACCTTTATTCCAGTTGTCACAACAACGCACCGAGGTCAACTGAGGTCAACTGAGGTGAGCGAGGGGGGGCTGGCTTGATGTTCGgtaaacaagaccgaggccacACCCCTGGACCCGGGGGCGGGCCCAGGGGGGCGTGGCTTCGTGACGACGAGGGTTCCGTCCGTTAGAGAGGCGGTCAGAGtaagagacaggaagaggaagtctATAACGCTATACTtacaggaaggaggtggaggggccTCTCCTCTCCGGACAGTACTGTACACAAAGCATGCAGTAACCATGGAGACCCCCGTAACCATGGACACCACCGTAACCAGGAAGTGAGCGTAACCAGGAAGTGAGCGTTACCATGTAGAAccctgtaaccaggaagtgaGCGGCGAAGGCGGCGGCCCGGCGAGGGGTAGG
Encoded proteins:
- the LOC115534294 gene encoding endoribonuclease ZC3H12A — protein: MEIYQEQKARRLLPRDSPPSPPGPADPPDPQPSKVERFLKLGYTHRDIHRVLQSLKPDAQTNDILEELIKTSPRTAAQPASLPTPAPSSTPRLVARGCSLTDPGPRAPSPRAPSPRKTPAKAHPGSGFRPVVIDGSNVAMSHGNKKVFSCRGLQLAVMWFWGRGLRDITVFVPLWRKEQPRQDTPITDQHILEELESRRILVFTPSRRVSGRRVACYDDRYIVRLAVESDGIIVSNDNYRDLQTESPQWKRFIEERLLMYTFANDKFMPPDDPLGRSGPTIDSFLRNAPWEQEVKQQHCPYGKKCTYGSKCKFYHPERANQSQLSVADELRAMGRPTPIHQTPAQLEVELTSLYPPSSPARRDHAPPRAGPTWGPPSSLDQALGSMEGSVSEPRLRSTDGLSSGYSSGYSGSSGFHSEPWGGGVWGSLPLAPPPRGSSMSGGGVTEERRTLSSQLSALFPPRTVQEIMDTHPHVADMSQLISLIQRTTPLS